The following proteins are encoded in a genomic region of Burkholderia gladioli:
- a CDS encoding LysR family transcriptional regulator, protein MPTLENMRLFVKVVETGSFTKAAQATHVATPQVSRAISSLETQLRVRLLNRTTRRIAVTEAGERYVAHCREILELVDHAEAEASGAARCPSGRLRIHASSGFGRHYLLPRLARYRETYPEVTIDLTLAQRMPDLVDEGYDLAVVVASQLDDSALIAERIGNTYSVLCASPAYLRRSGAPATVTDLHDHVCLQLMVPNASAGSWQLEGMASSESFTPRRQWPFVVNVADAMADALRSGMGIGPLPLSTALDGLRDGSLVRVLPAWRLRSHGIHALYPSRRHLEAKVRTFIDYLRAVVPPLLELETHALSTLTQPRASPALPDDAPRLDAIDCDA, encoded by the coding sequence ATGCCCACGCTCGAGAACATGCGCCTGTTCGTGAAGGTCGTCGAGACAGGCAGTTTCACCAAGGCCGCCCAGGCCACGCATGTCGCGACACCGCAGGTCTCACGCGCCATCTCGTCTCTCGAAACCCAGCTGCGGGTGCGATTGCTGAATCGCACCACGCGCCGCATCGCCGTGACCGAAGCGGGCGAGCGCTACGTCGCGCATTGCCGCGAGATTCTCGAGCTGGTCGATCATGCCGAAGCCGAAGCGTCCGGCGCTGCCCGGTGCCCCAGCGGCCGCCTGCGGATACACGCGAGTTCCGGCTTCGGCCGGCACTATCTGCTGCCGCGGCTGGCGCGTTATCGCGAGACCTATCCCGAGGTCACGATCGACCTCACGCTCGCACAACGCATGCCCGACCTGGTCGACGAAGGTTACGACCTCGCGGTGGTGGTCGCCAGCCAGCTCGACGATTCAGCGCTGATCGCCGAGCGCATCGGCAACACCTACAGCGTGCTGTGCGCCTCGCCCGCCTATCTGCGCCGCTCGGGGGCGCCCGCAACGGTTACCGACCTGCACGATCATGTGTGCCTGCAGTTGATGGTGCCGAATGCGTCGGCCGGAAGCTGGCAGCTCGAGGGCATGGCGTCCTCCGAATCGTTCACGCCACGTCGGCAATGGCCCTTCGTCGTCAACGTGGCCGACGCGATGGCCGATGCGCTGCGCTCGGGCATGGGCATCGGGCCGCTGCCGTTGTCGACCGCGCTCGACGGCCTGCGCGACGGCTCGCTGGTGCGCGTGCTGCCGGCCTGGCGCCTGCGCTCGCACGGCATCCATGCGCTGTATCCGTCGCGGCGCCATCTCGAGGCCAAGGTTCGCACCTTCATCGATTACCTGCGCGCGGTGGTGCCGCCGCTGCTCGAACTCGAGACGCATGCGCTGTCGACGCTGACCCAGCCGCGCGCCTCGCCCGCTTTACCTGATGACGCGCCGCGGCTCGACGCGATAGACTGCGACGCCTGA
- a CDS encoding (2Fe-2S)-binding protein: MTTLNINGVSHTVDAPDDMPLLWVLRDLVGLTGTKFGCGIAQCGACTVHLDGEAVRSCVLPVAAVAGRNITTIEAVGMTPAGAKVQAAWRKIDVVQCGYCQSGQVMAAASLLASNPHPNDADIDAAMAGNICRCGTYNRIRAAIKLAAQEA, from the coding sequence ATGACCACCCTCAATATCAATGGCGTGTCGCATACCGTCGACGCGCCCGACGACATGCCGTTGCTGTGGGTCCTGCGCGACCTGGTCGGCCTGACCGGCACCAAGTTCGGCTGCGGCATCGCTCAATGCGGCGCCTGCACGGTGCACCTCGACGGCGAGGCCGTGCGTTCCTGCGTACTGCCTGTCGCGGCCGTGGCCGGCCGCAACATCACCACCATCGAGGCGGTCGGCATGACGCCGGCCGGCGCCAAGGTCCAGGCGGCCTGGCGCAAGATCGACGTGGTCCAGTGCGGCTATTGCCAGTCGGGCCAGGTGATGGCGGCGGCCTCGCTGCTCGCCTCCAACCCGCATCCGAACGACGCCGACATCGACGCGGCGATGGCCGGCAACATCTGCCGCTGCGGCACCTACAACCGGATTCGCGCGGCGATCAAGCTGGCCGCTCAGGAGGCCTGA